GGCGGCGCGGGCTTGTAAACACTGTCCATTTTGGAGCGGTTCGCCATGGCGATCTTGCGGGTTTCATATTGATCTTGGATGCTTTCCCAACGGGCCAGACGGCTGGCGGTCAGTTGATCATCCAGCGTGATCGCCGCCTTGGGCAGATAATCAAACAGGGTTTCCATGTCAGCATGGAAAAACGCCAGCCAATGTTCAGCGCCCTGATGTTTGCGTCCTGCGCTGATCGCCTCATAGAGCGGATCATCCGTGCCCGCCGCGCCAAATTCGATACGGTAGTTCTGGCGGAAACGGGTGATCGCCGCCTCGTCCAAGATGACCTCGGAAACCGGGGCCAGTTCGACCAGCTCCAGCTTTTCCGTGGTGCGTTGCGTCGCGGGATCAAAGCGGCGCGCCCCATCCAGCACATCGCCAAACAGATCCAGCCGCACCGGCCCCTGTTCCCCGGGTGGATAAATGTCAATGATCCCGCCGCGCACAGCGTAATCACCCGTTTCCATTACCGTGGGGCTTTGTACAAACCCCATGCGCACCAGAAATTCGCGCAACGCCTTCTCGTCAATCCGCGCCCCCACACGCGCCGAAAAGGCCGCATGGCGCAGCACCGACCGCGCCGGCACCCGTTGGGTCGCCGCATTTAACGTTGTCAGCACCACAAATTTTCGCGGCATTTCATGCACCAGCCCCGCCAGGGTCGCCATGCGCTGCGCCGAAATATCCGCATTTGGCGACACCCGGTCATACGGCAGGCAATCCCACCCCGGAAAGGTGATGACCGGCAGATCGGGCGCGAAAAACGCCAGCGCCGCCTGCATTGCCGCCATCCGCTTGTCATCGCGGGCCACATGCACAACAGCCCCGCTGCGGGCGACTTCATCAACAATAGCGCGGGCGTCAAACCCTTCGGGCACGCCAGACAGGGTGATTTTGCTTGGATTGGTCATGGGGTCTCAATTGGCGTTTGCGCGCGGGCTGTCAACCGCCCAAAGGACCCAGACTCATATTCTGGTACATCCCCCAGAGGGCGGTCACGAAAATCGACACCATGCCGATGATCTGGGTATAAAGCCGGTGCCGGTTCATCCGTTTGAACAAGATCTCGCCTGAAGAGTTTTCAGCCTCGATGATCCGCGCAGTGGACAGGCTCAGCATACCGACCATGGACAGGGGCAAGGCCAGCAAAAACACGGCCTGAGCAAACTCATTGTGGTACACAAACCCCAGTAACAACAGCATGGTCAGGAAAAAACAGGCAAAGCCTGCCATCCAAAGCCCTGACACGCGGCCAATGTACAACAGCCGGTTCACATTGATGCGCACCATATCCTCTAGGTCAACCTGCGCATCCTCGCCATAGCGTTTGGCCCGCAGCACCATGTCATAAGGCACACCCAGCACCCAATGGCTGGCCGTGGACCAGACAACCGCCAGCACAATCCAGAACCACAGGTT
This DNA window, taken from Sulfitobacter pacificus, encodes the following:
- a CDS encoding component of SufBCD complex, producing the protein MTLDWYQTLFEIIDMRSFSNLWFWIVLAVVWSTASHWVLGVPYDMVLRAKRYGEDAQVDLEDMVRINVNRLLYIGRVSGLWMAGFACFFLTMLLLLGFVYHNEFAQAVFLLALPLSMVGMLSLSTARIIEAENSSGEILFKRMNRHRLYTQIIGMVSIFVTALWGMYQNMSLGPLGG